One segment of Spirochaetota bacterium DNA contains the following:
- a CDS encoding FAD-dependent oxidoreductase — RKYFPGMAHAEIKAVAADLGVRETRRINGEYRLTVDDLVTGKDFPDTIGFSAYGWDLHPRPGETAVNGYTTPKPELTAIPYRIMIPKGASNVICPGRAVSVERHVLGPLRVMAPVMAMGEAAGIAAAQINDAAFRDVSIASVRDTLKHHGAIINRSDV; from the coding sequence TCAGGAAATATTTCCCGGGCATGGCTCATGCGGAGATCAAAGCCGTGGCCGCTGACCTCGGTGTTCGCGAAACGCGGCGCATCAACGGTGAATACCGGCTCACGGTCGATGATCTTGTAACGGGAAAAGATTTCCCCGATACCATAGGGTTTTCCGCGTACGGATGGGATCTGCACCCGAGACCAGGGGAAACGGCGGTGAACGGATATACTACGCCGAAACCGGAATTGACGGCCATACCGTACCGCATTATGATCCCAAAAGGCGCGTCGAACGTCATCTGCCCCGGCCGGGCAGTGAGTGTTGAACGCCATGTCCTCGGACCGCTGCGTGTCATGGCTCCCGTCATGGCCATGGGTGAAGCCGCGGGGATCGCCGCCGCTCAGATCAATGACGCTGCGTTCAGGGATGTATCCATAGCATCGGTACGAGATACGTTGAAACATCACGGTGCGATCATCAACAGGAGTGATGTGTAA
- a CDS encoding right-handed parallel beta-helix repeat-containing protein: protein MKKTRTLLCIFVFSFFPIVCGIAEERAHMTVDMPGPAVSAPPGQSKKIVIAYPEIGSKVSADTFSMRTDATDNHEAIMRAIEYCRSNDVRRLDIPKGTYRFSMSNVITLYGFTNFRINAHGSTFIFTPTPVKKQYVQISACVRFALEDLALDWDWSVEPIASIVSVTAVDAGSRSVDLLFQDKHPSLGDDIVLTDLEPLHPERMTPDQRFFVILPGMGPKGFTEKKWVSPNVLRLTASPALAEFSRIRTNAVYRIRHYQYGGGGVRINDSSDLTISNVTVHGCMGFGFHVAGDVHHFRFNGCRVTVPPGSKRPISSAADHFHMTSAQGNFVIDGCEFAYGGDDIINIHTTAALITKILDPHTLEARVNGPTLIRTGDLIELRMPDYAPAGAMLTAVHTEYNEAGAVRSATIRFKDPLPAFAAVNGILFNRRYFTDNFIIRNNYFHDNRGRGILLEGSGGIIESNHFARHTGAALSVETVITSGWREGYGVTNIIVRNNKFEDCPFISYRTVTAAGTATPYHIFSDHLYESNTFVNLHPARLLFDIVSAQNIVIRGNSIEAVPIPGEDAMRSGIRLRFVSNVSIVQNHWKQPTIPAVVPMEKTGGIDILSNSHAR from the coding sequence ATGAAGAAGACCAGGACATTACTTTGCATCTTCGTGTTCTCTTTCTTCCCCATCGTGTGCGGCATAGCCGAAGAAAGGGCGCATATGACGGTCGATATGCCAGGCCCCGCGGTGTCCGCGCCGCCGGGGCAGAGCAAGAAGATAGTTATCGCATATCCGGAAATCGGCAGCAAGGTATCGGCCGATACGTTCAGCATGCGTACGGATGCTACTGACAATCATGAAGCGATAATGCGGGCGATCGAATATTGTCGTTCGAACGATGTACGACGACTCGATATACCGAAAGGGACATACCGCTTCAGCATGTCCAATGTCATAACACTATATGGGTTCACCAATTTCCGGATCAATGCACACGGCTCTACTTTTATCTTCACGCCGACGCCGGTGAAAAAACAATATGTTCAGATCTCAGCTTGTGTTCGTTTTGCACTGGAAGACCTAGCCCTCGATTGGGATTGGAGCGTTGAGCCGATAGCAAGTATTGTTTCTGTTACCGCTGTCGATGCAGGTTCACGTTCCGTTGATCTTCTTTTTCAGGATAAGCATCCGTCGCTTGGCGATGACATAGTGCTAACTGATCTTGAACCGCTTCACCCCGAACGAATGACGCCCGACCAGCGTTTTTTCGTGATACTTCCCGGCATGGGACCGAAGGGATTCACCGAAAAAAAATGGGTGTCGCCGAACGTACTGCGCCTGACCGCATCTCCGGCGCTCGCTGAGTTTTCTCGTATACGGACGAATGCCGTATACCGTATCCGTCATTATCAGTACGGCGGCGGCGGTGTCCGTATCAATGACAGTTCAGATCTCACGATATCGAATGTGACGGTGCACGGATGCATGGGGTTCGGCTTTCATGTGGCAGGGGATGTCCATCATTTCAGGTTCAATGGCTGTCGCGTGACCGTTCCGCCGGGGTCGAAACGCCCGATATCGAGCGCGGCCGATCATTTCCACATGACGAGCGCGCAGGGGAATTTCGTAATCGATGGATGCGAGTTCGCGTACGGCGGGGACGATATCATCAATATACACACGACCGCGGCGCTCATCACGAAGATACTCGATCCTCACACGCTTGAAGCCCGTGTGAACGGACCGACGCTCATACGCACCGGTGATCTCATCGAATTGCGTATGCCTGATTACGCGCCAGCGGGGGCCATGCTCACGGCGGTGCACACGGAATATAATGAGGCAGGCGCTGTGCGAAGTGCAACAATACGGTTCAAGGACCCCCTGCCGGCTTTCGCTGCGGTGAACGGGATACTCTTCAATCGGCGTTATTTCACCGACAATTTCATCATACGAAATAACTATTTTCATGACAATCGCGGCCGCGGCATACTGCTTGAGGGTTCCGGCGGTATCATCGAAAGTAATCATTTCGCGCGTCACACCGGCGCTGCTCTCAGCGTGGAAACGGTCATCACGAGCGGATGGCGGGAAGGATATGGTGTGACGAATATCATTGTTCGTAATAATAAATTCGAGGACTGCCCGTTCATCAGTTATCGCACAGTGACTGCGGCAGGCACAGCGACACCGTATCATATATTCTCCGATCATCTCTATGAGAGCAATACGTTCGTGAACCTGCACCCGGCCCGACTTCTATTCGATATCGTTTCCGCGCAGAACATCGTGATACGCGGGAACAGCATCGAAGCGGTTCCAATACCGGGCGAGGACGCGATGCGGTCGGGAATTCGGCTGCGCTTCGTGTCGAATGTCTCCATTGTCCAGAACCATTGGAAGCAGCCGACGATACCGGCGGTAGTACCGATGGAAAAAACGGGTGGAATAGATATACTGAGCAATTCTCATGCCCGATAA
- a CDS encoding D-2-hydroxyacid dehydrogenase, whose amino-acid sequence MNIVILDGHTANPGDLSWDALASLGTLTVHERTPRASIIERAKDAEVVITNKTILDKSVIDALPKLRYVGLLSTGTNAADGKALAERKIPLCNVPAYGTMSVAQQVFALLIELTNRTGHHSDGVHEGVWTASKDFCYWDFPLVELSGLTMGVIGYGAIGQAVARIAHAFGMNIIAYNRSEKQSDVPMRFVSLDTLAAESDCISLHCPLTDETEHLVNGGFIARMKRTAYLINTGRGPLVDEKALADALNSGRIAGAGIDVLSTEPPSKDNPLIGAKNAVITPHIAWATNAARGRLIGVVTENVRAFLAGRPQNVVNGVVPQ is encoded by the coding sequence ATGAACATCGTAATACTCGACGGACACACCGCCAATCCCGGGGATCTCTCCTGGGACGCGCTCGCATCGCTCGGCACGCTCACGGTGCATGAACGCACACCGCGCGCGAGCATCATCGAACGCGCGAAGGATGCGGAGGTGGTCATTACCAATAAGACTATACTCGACAAGAGCGTCATCGATGCGCTCCCGAAGCTCCGCTATGTAGGATTGCTTTCAACAGGCACCAATGCTGCCGACGGAAAAGCCCTCGCGGAGCGGAAGATACCGCTCTGCAATGTGCCCGCCTATGGCACGATGTCGGTCGCTCAGCAGGTGTTCGCGCTCCTCATTGAGCTTACGAACAGGACGGGGCATCACTCGGACGGCGTACACGAAGGTGTATGGACGGCGTCGAAGGATTTCTGCTATTGGGATTTCCCGCTCGTCGAATTATCGGGCCTGACGATGGGAGTCATCGGCTACGGCGCCATCGGGCAGGCGGTGGCGCGCATTGCGCATGCGTTCGGTATGAACATCATCGCGTACAACCGCTCGGAGAAACAAAGCGATGTGCCGATGCGTTTCGTATCCCTTGATACGCTTGCCGCCGAAAGCGATTGCATTTCGCTTCATTGCCCGCTTACCGATGAGACAGAGCATCTCGTGAACGGCGGGTTCATCGCGCGTATGAAACGGACGGCGTATCTGATAAATACCGGGCGCGGTCCGCTCGTCGATGAGAAGGCGCTTGCCGATGCGCTCAACAGCGGGAGAATCGCCGGGGCAGGGATCGATGTACTCTCGACCGAACCGCCGTCAAAGGATAATCCCCTCATCGGCGCGAAGAACGCCGTCATCACGCCGCATATCGCCTGGGCTACGAATGCCGCGCGCGGACGGCTTATCGGTGTTGTGACGGAGAACGTGCGTGCATTTCTCGCGGGGAGACCGCAGAACGTCGTGAACGGGGTCGTTCCTCAGTAG
- a CDS encoding 3-oxoacyl-[acyl-carrier-protein] synthase III C-terminal domain-containing protein, with protein sequence MMYSKILGTGSYLPEDIVTNEKLLGKISNFDSEKARASLTKGGTDASKFTISDVFKTWVKGVSGIMRRHFSKISTEEMAAVASREAIAAAGIQTGVIDYIIFASFTPHFEIPNPACSLAGALGINAGGIQTNTACCGFVDALITADAYIKSGKYRTVLVVASEALTKKVNYNDPTTAILFGDGAGAAILQASDEPGIIDTFQRSNYDPTNITLEDGGTIKMGGGPLVLKRAVNAMKEAALSVLAKVAHAKGSTAEAVFRTDVDFIIPHQANERIIDSLVDNLALPKEKFCKTITDIGNVSGASGAITLDRLVRGKLDGQTVSRGSRLLFTSVGGGYTLASLYLIY encoded by the coding sequence ATGATGTACTCAAAAATTCTCGGCACCGGCTCGTATCTCCCTGAAGACATCGTCACGAATGAAAAACTGCTCGGGAAAATATCGAATTTCGATTCTGAGAAAGCGCGCGCGTCGCTCACGAAAGGCGGCACCGATGCGAGCAAATTCACCATCAGCGATGTGTTCAAAACATGGGTGAAAGGCGTAAGCGGCATCATGCGCCGGCACTTCTCGAAGATATCCACGGAGGAAATGGCAGCCGTTGCATCGCGCGAAGCGATCGCTGCCGCCGGCATTCAGACGGGCGTCATCGACTACATCATCTTCGCGAGCTTCACCCCGCACTTCGAGATACCCAACCCCGCATGTTCGCTCGCCGGAGCCCTCGGCATCAACGCCGGGGGTATTCAGACGAACACCGCCTGCTGCGGCTTCGTCGATGCGCTCATAACCGCGGATGCATATATCAAGTCCGGAAAATATCGGACGGTGCTCGTCGTCGCCTCCGAAGCGCTCACGAAAAAAGTGAATTATAATGACCCGACGACCGCGATCCTTTTCGGCGACGGTGCGGGTGCGGCGATCCTTCAGGCGAGCGATGAGCCCGGCATCATCGATACGTTCCAGAGATCGAACTATGACCCCACGAACATAACGCTTGAGGACGGCGGTACGATAAAGATGGGCGGCGGACCGCTCGTGCTGAAACGCGCGGTCAATGCCATGAAGGAGGCGGCGCTCTCCGTGCTCGCCAAGGTCGCCCATGCGAAGGGTTCCACTGCCGAAGCGGTGTTTCGCACCGATGTAGACTTCATCATCCCGCATCAGGCGAACGAACGCATCATCGACAGTCTCGTCGATAATCTTGCGCTTCCCAAAGAGAAATTCTGCAAGACCATAACCGATATAGGCAATGTCTCCGGCGCATCGGGGGCTATCACGCTCGATAGGCTCGTGCGCGGCAAACTCGACGGACAGACGGTCAGTCGCGGGAGCAGGCTTCTGTTCACCTCGGTCGGCGGCGGCTACACGCTGGCCTCGCTCTACCTGATCTACTGA
- a CDS encoding MnmC family methyltransferase, giving the protein MDQTIKTGDGSITCYSEAYGEHFHSLSGAATEAREKFTVPALITTDIIKRPTIAVLDIGFGLGYNAAAAYTAVRTEAPAAHLSLDSIERDAATLAMAQRLHLNDPVAATLIASLSEAHFYSGNNTDALLYIGDARSVVQTLDRLYDAIFLDAFSTKKNTELWTYDLFLRLKDRLLPHGVIVTYSAAYPVISAFMKAGFIVKQTKPVGRTTGGTIASLTDYAAFHPIDAVRDNERLATTGVLCYRDETLTASAADIGARYESEKKALIASGVSSIKRYRKRLSSGGLDDGS; this is encoded by the coding sequence ATGGACCAAACGATAAAGACCGGCGACGGAAGCATCACCTGCTATTCGGAAGCATACGGTGAGCATTTCCACTCGCTTTCCGGGGCGGCAACCGAGGCGCGTGAGAAATTCACAGTCCCCGCGCTTATCACGACCGACATCATCAAACGGCCGACGATAGCCGTGCTCGACATCGGCTTCGGCCTCGGCTACAATGCAGCCGCGGCGTATACTGCCGTACGTACCGAAGCCCCCGCCGCGCATCTCTCTCTTGATTCGATCGAGCGCGACGCGGCAACGCTTGCCATGGCGCAGAGGCTGCATCTGAACGATCCTGTTGCCGCAACGCTCATCGCATCGCTCTCTGAAGCGCATTTCTATTCGGGCAACAACACCGATGCGCTTCTCTATATCGGCGATGCACGCTCCGTCGTGCAGACGCTTGACCGCCTCTATGATGCGATATTTCTCGATGCCTTCTCCACGAAAAAGAACACCGAGCTCTGGACATACGATCTCTTCCTGCGCCTCAAGGACCGTCTTCTGCCGCACGGCGTCATCGTCACCTACAGCGCGGCATATCCTGTCATAAGCGCGTTCATGAAGGCGGGCTTCATCGTAAAGCAGACAAAGCCCGTCGGGCGCACGACGGGGGGCACCATTGCATCGCTCACGGACTATGCCGCGTTCCACCCCATCGATGCGGTACGCGACAATGAACGCCTGGCAACGACCGGGGTGCTCTGCTATCGGGACGAGACGCTCACGGCATCCGCGGCGGACATCGGAGCGCGGTATGAGTCGGAGAAAAAAGCGCTCATCGCATCCGGCGTGTCGTCGATAAAACGATATCGAAAGCGCCTTTCCTCCGGGGGGCTTGACGATGGAAGCTGA
- the mfd gene encoding transcription-repair coupling factor: MPSPVQDLQQRFSALPEFAAIMPRTTSIAGVSIAVLPLLMHVLHEREKRTSIVVMESEEAAEEMHQAISYFRSDAERFPAFDTLPYSPVSPSRDVASSRLSVLWHLAAGTPLIVTSIRALMRRTIARETFMQYVTEITPGMKMDRDALRFLLTGLGYVSVNEIEAECEFAVRGGIVDIYSPAHHLPVRIEFFDDVVESVRLFSAEDQRSATVLDRAFIIPAHEAIYDAATIQRAFTEKTVPDTIREHFARDPYFGGAENYLPLFHMADSLFSWQKDARVYWYEGERSLAASEKYRKEIDFLFKQDARYAVTGSSDALYLSDDEIKARMRSDVRLAVFGTGRDGEVRLSFGAGASFKANIKGFTDHIRERMAEGQTVNLVTSHREQADRFVQMLAEFAPPILGPDESTDKTFFITVGNLSEGFISREMNYTLMVDREVFGRRKKTYKRTPSARKSVIESFVDLSPGDYVVHVNHGIGRYQGLTRLTAAGKEKDYLLIEYAKDDKLYIPVEQINFIQKYMSAGAKADPKLDILGGKAWDKVRERARKSAEKIAAELIKIYTIRHALEGYGFPKDTAWQDDFEAAFPYQETPDQLRAVADIKSDMETPKVMDRLVCGDVGFGKTEVALRAAFKSIMAGKQVALLCPTTVLSQQHFRTARERFREYPVRIGLLNRFRAPKETRDTVLALKKGEVDLLIGTHRILAEDVVFKDLGLVIVDEEQRFGVKQKEALKRYKVLVDVLTMTATPIPRTLNLALTQIRDISVIETPPLNRLPIQTYVIEFDEETMAKAIRRELARGGQVFVVYNRVQSINEFAVMLGKLVPEAVIGIGHGQMEGHELEDIMNSFVEGEYNVLVSTSIIENGIDIANCNTIIIYRADLFGLAELYQLRGRVGRSDREAYAFFFFPGNRVISEDAYKRLTAIAEHTDLGSGFKIAMRDLEIRGAGNVLGREQSGNIHAVGYELYTQLLEESVSKMKGEIREVTFDTVIDLRNDIFIPDTYVNEPKQKIEIYKNILRVENEEDIDAVHASLVDRYGKVPEAITHLFEIARLKAFLKRYKIVSVIEGDYNLYIKCNDYSRVDHGKMKRLSSTTGSGVYPDKKDLNQLVMPVREDTITWKVGAIRTVVGAIAKS; the protein is encoded by the coding sequence ATGCCGTCACCCGTACAAGACCTGCAACAACGATTTTCCGCGCTCCCCGAATTCGCGGCGATAATGCCGCGAACGACTTCCATCGCGGGCGTATCGATAGCGGTGCTTCCGCTCCTCATGCATGTGCTTCACGAGCGCGAGAAAAGAACGTCCATTGTCGTCATGGAGAGCGAAGAAGCCGCCGAAGAGATGCATCAGGCGATCTCCTATTTTCGGTCCGATGCAGAACGCTTCCCCGCATTCGATACCCTGCCGTACTCACCGGTGTCGCCCTCGCGCGATGTGGCATCGTCGCGGCTTTCCGTGCTCTGGCATCTTGCTGCCGGCACGCCGCTTATCGTTACCTCGATACGCGCTCTGATGCGCCGCACCATCGCCCGCGAGACGTTCATGCAGTATGTAACGGAGATAACGCCGGGCATGAAGATGGACCGGGATGCGCTTCGGTTTCTCCTCACGGGTCTCGGCTATGTGTCAGTGAACGAGATAGAAGCTGAATGCGAGTTCGCGGTGCGCGGCGGCATAGTCGATATCTATTCCCCCGCGCATCATCTCCCGGTGCGCATCGAATTCTTCGACGATGTCGTCGAAAGCGTTCGGCTCTTCTCCGCCGAGGACCAGCGGTCAGCGACCGTGCTCGACCGTGCGTTCATCATACCCGCGCATGAGGCGATATACGATGCCGCGACGATACAGCGTGCATTCACGGAAAAAACCGTTCCCGATACGATACGCGAACATTTCGCCCGCGACCCCTATTTCGGCGGGGCGGAGAATTATCTCCCGCTCTTCCATATGGCCGACTCCCTGTTCTCCTGGCAGAAGGATGCCCGCGTGTACTGGTACGAGGGTGAGCGATCGCTTGCCGCATCCGAGAAATATCGCAAGGAGATCGATTTTCTTTTCAAGCAGGATGCGCGATATGCGGTGACCGGCAGCAGTGACGCGCTCTATCTTTCGGATGATGAGATCAAGGCGCGCATGCGTTCCGATGTACGACTCGCCGTGTTCGGTACAGGTAGGGACGGCGAGGTGCGCTTGTCCTTTGGCGCGGGGGCGAGCTTTAAGGCAAATATCAAAGGGTTCACCGACCATATCCGTGAGCGCATGGCTGAGGGGCAAACGGTCAATCTCGTCACGAGCCATCGCGAGCAGGCCGACCGCTTCGTGCAGATGCTCGCCGAATTCGCCCCGCCGATACTGGGACCGGATGAAAGTACCGATAAGACATTCTTCATTACCGTGGGAAATCTCAGCGAGGGCTTCATCTCCCGGGAGATGAACTATACGCTCATGGTCGACCGCGAGGTGTTCGGGCGGAGGAAGAAGACATACAAGCGAACGCCGTCAGCACGCAAGAGCGTCATCGAAAGTTTCGTCGATCTGTCGCCCGGCGATTATGTCGTCCATGTCAATCACGGCATCGGACGGTATCAGGGGCTTACACGGCTCACGGCGGCGGGCAAGGAGAAGGATTATCTCCTCATCGAATACGCGAAGGATGACAAGCTCTATATACCCGTCGAGCAGATAAACTTCATACAAAAATACATGTCGGCGGGGGCGAAGGCCGACCCTAAGCTCGATATTCTTGGCGGCAAGGCGTGGGATAAGGTGCGAGAGCGTGCGCGTAAGAGCGCGGAGAAGATAGCAGCCGAGCTCATAAAGATATACACGATACGGCATGCCCTCGAGGGCTACGGTTTCCCGAAGGACACGGCATGGCAGGACGATTTTGAAGCGGCCTTCCCCTACCAGGAAACCCCCGATCAGCTGCGCGCGGTAGCAGATATCAAATCCGATATGGAAACACCCAAGGTCATGGACCGTCTCGTCTGCGGCGACGTGGGCTTCGGGAAGACCGAGGTAGCATTGCGCGCGGCGTTCAAGTCCATCATGGCCGGAAAGCAGGTGGCGCTTCTCTGTCCGACGACGGTGCTCTCGCAGCAGCATTTCAGAACGGCCCGCGAGCGTTTCAGGGAATATCCGGTGCGCATCGGTCTTCTCAATCGCTTCCGCGCACCGAAGGAAACGCGCGACACGGTGCTCGCATTGAAAAAAGGAGAGGTAGATCTTCTCATCGGCACGCATCGCATTCTCGCCGAGGATGTCGTGTTCAAGGACCTTGGTCTTGTCATCGTCGATGAGGAGCAGCGATTCGGGGTGAAGCAGAAAGAGGCGCTTAAGCGCTACAAGGTGCTCGTCGATGTGCTTACGATGACGGCAACGCCGATACCGAGAACGCTCAATCTCGCGCTCACGCAGATACGCGACATCAGCGTGATAGAAACGCCGCCGCTCAATCGCCTCCCGATACAGACGTATGTCATCGAATTCGACGAGGAGACGATGGCGAAGGCGATACGCCGCGAACTTGCACGCGGAGGCCAGGTCTTCGTCGTCTACAACCGCGTACAGTCGATAAACGAGTTCGCCGTCATGCTGGGGAAGCTCGTGCCGGAAGCCGTCATCGGCATCGGCCACGGGCAGATGGAAGGACATGAGCTTGAGGACATCATGAACTCATTCGTCGAGGGCGAATATAATGTCCTTGTGTCGACGTCGATAATCGAGAACGGCATCGATATCGCCAACTGCAACACGATAATCATCTATCGTGCGGACCTCTTCGGGCTCGCCGAGCTCTATCAGCTCCGCGGACGCGTGGGGCGTAGCGACCGCGAGGCGTACGCGTTCTTCTTCTTTCCGGGCAATCGCGTCATATCCGAGGATGCGTATAAGCGCCTTACCGCCATAGCAGAACATACCGACCTCGGGAGCGGGTTCAAGATAGCCATGCGCGACCTTGAGATACGCGGCGCGGGCAATGTACTCGGGCGCGAGCAGTCGGGTAATATCCATGCGGTGGGATACGAACTCTATACGCAGCTCCTCGAAGAGTCGGTGTCGAAGATGAAAGGCGAGATACGCGAGGTGACATTCGATACCGTCATCGATCTGCGTAATGATATATTCATCCCCGACACGTATGTGAACGAGCCCAAGCAGAAGATAGAGATATACAAGAACATTCTCCGCGTGGAGAACGAAGAGGACATCGATGCGGTGCACGCTTCGCTCGTCGACCGGTACGGGAAAGTGCCGGAGGCGATAACGCATCTCTTCGAGATAGCGCGGCTTAAGGCGTTCCTCAAACGGTATAAGATAGTCTCGGTCATCGAGGGCGATTACAATCTCTATATCAAGTGCAATGATTACTCCCGCGTGGACCATGGGAAGATGAAAAGGCTGTCATCGACCACCGGCAGCGGCGTATATCCTGACAAGAAGGACTTGAATCAGCTCGTCATGCCCGTGCGCGAGGACACTATTACGTGGAAGGTCGGTGCAATACGCACGGTTGTCGGGGCTATCGCAAAGTCCTGA
- a CDS encoding type II toxin-antitoxin system PemK/MazF family toxin translates to MVVTRGELWWADIPEPEGSAPGFRRPVLVVQADAFTQSRIKTVICAVITSNCALADAPGNVFIDRSESGLPKDSVVNASQIVTLDKTMLTERIGSIARKTMHRIDDGIRLVLDIT, encoded by the coding sequence GTGGTAGTGACGCGTGGTGAGTTGTGGTGGGCGGATATACCCGAGCCGGAAGGATCAGCACCGGGATTTCGCAGGCCGGTATTGGTAGTGCAAGCGGATGCATTCACACAAAGCCGCATAAAAACGGTGATATGCGCCGTCATAACATCGAATTGTGCTCTTGCGGATGCCCCCGGAAATGTTTTTATTGACCGCTCCGAAAGCGGGCTCCCCAAGGATTCCGTTGTCAATGCTTCGCAGATCGTAACGCTTGATAAAACGATGCTTACAGAACGCATCGGCAGTATCGCACGGAAAACGATGCATCGTATCGATGATGGAATACGGCTTGTTCTCGATATCACGTGA
- a CDS encoding AraC family transcriptional regulator — translation MMRLLFPRFESTAAMLDLSILKCGFSVSPGWHYPDTNVPFNRLYINTGGDAFVSVSGRVTRFRKHWAYVLPLNRTISLSCKKGISIFYVHFTLPMGVFDIFEGDVVRGHPIDVDIQRLIAQARSANIGDHLSLRSELGSIIGPFIHTTGGSIRKRMIIAERYAGIVEYVRTNTSAKLGIGTLADIAGTTREALMKRFKRDTGITLKHYIVTALIEAAKKRVLLGTGAIRVIADELGFSDEHYFSRFFKKHTGSSPRDYRRVNAG, via the coding sequence ATGATGCGCCTGCTCTTTCCGCGATTTGAAAGCACCGCAGCAATGCTCGATCTTTCTATACTGAAATGCGGATTTTCCGTCTCGCCGGGCTGGCATTACCCCGATACGAATGTCCCCTTCAACCGCCTCTACATAAACACCGGCGGCGATGCCTTCGTCTCAGTGAGCGGGCGCGTCACGCGTTTCCGGAAGCATTGGGCGTATGTTCTTCCGCTCAACCGGACCATATCGCTTTCATGCAAAAAGGGGATATCGATATTCTATGTCCATTTCACACTGCCTATGGGTGTGTTCGATATCTTTGAAGGCGATGTCGTACGCGGACACCCGATCGACGTCGACATACAACGCCTCATCGCGCAAGCGCGTTCGGCGAACATCGGCGATCATCTGTCGCTCCGCTCCGAGCTCGGGTCCATCATCGGCCCGTTCATTCATACCACCGGCGGCAGCATACGGAAGAGAATGATCATTGCCGAGCGCTATGCCGGCATCGTCGAATACGTGCGCACGAATACCTCGGCGAAGCTTGGCATCGGCACGCTTGCGGACATCGCCGGGACGACACGTGAAGCGCTCATGAAAAGGTTCAAACGCGATACGGGCATTACGCTCAAGCACTATATCGTGACAGCGCTCATCGAAGCGGCGAAAAAGCGCGTGCTCCTCGGAACGGGAGCGATACGCGTAATCGCGGACGAGCTCGGGTTCTCCGATGAACACTATTTTTCGCGCTTTTTCAAGAAGCACACGGGTTCGTCGCCGCGCGATTATCGCCGTGTCAATGCAGGATGA
- a CDS encoding uroporphyrinogen decarboxylase family protein, whose amino-acid sequence MSESHPEWHIAFCNVTYTEYAGMTYREYYRSPESMLRAQLAAQEHVRRRFGEEAVRSVRIAPDSDGRGGASRFFGMTMRETSEDEIPYLDTSSPVVSSPNDIDGLSPIDIAGSGLFRERRRFWEYYRAHGFDAPFWHSGSVISTAVEISDSAIFTWMAECPSAAHRLLALVTDVMEEASRIGAAIDGSTYTGHGYTGDDFSGLLSPQMYREFAVPYYRRLYAGQKHRFMHSELLRTEHLRIARDEVGITDFHGAGCVNLSLVEMNSIMGRNFWTQLTPQEMNELTPERIDDRIREFAGSGAAHIQLYPGRGTSDRNMDAAMNACVRECSAGMTTTA is encoded by the coding sequence ATGAGCGAATCACATCCGGAATGGCATATCGCGTTCTGCAATGTCACGTATACCGAGTATGCGGGCATGACATATCGGGAATACTACAGGTCGCCGGAATCCATGCTCCGTGCACAGCTCGCCGCACAAGAACATGTCAGACGGCGTTTCGGCGAAGAGGCGGTCCGTTCCGTACGTATTGCGCCGGATTCGGACGGTCGTGGCGGTGCTTCACGGTTTTTCGGCATGACCATGCGGGAGACAAGTGAGGATGAGATACCCTATCTTGATACCTCTTCGCCCGTCGTGTCATCGCCGAACGACATCGACGGTCTTTCGCCCATCGACATTGCCGGAAGCGGTCTATTCCGGGAACGGCGGCGTTTCTGGGAATATTATCGTGCACACGGCTTCGACGCACCGTTCTGGCACAGCGGCTCGGTGATTAGCACCGCGGTGGAGATAAGCGACAGCGCGATATTCACCTGGATGGCGGAATGTCCTTCTGCGGCGCATCGCCTGCTTGCGCTCGTGACCGACGTTATGGAAGAAGCATCCCGCATCGGGGCTGCGATCGATGGAAGCACGTACACCGGACACGGCTATACCGGGGATGACTTTTCCGGACTGCTTTCCCCCCAGATGTACCGCGAATTCGCCGTACCGTACTATCGACGTCTCTACGCCGGGCAGAAGCATCGCTTCATGCACAGCGAACTTCTGCGCACCGAGCATCTTCGCATTGCACGGGATGAGGTCGGCATAACCGATTTTCACGGGGCCGGATGCGTGAACCTGTCACTTGTGGAAATGAATTCCATCATGGGGCGAAATTTCTGGACGCAGCTTACGCCGCAGGAGATGAACGAGCTTACGCCCGAGCGTATCGACGACAGGATACGTGAATTCGCCGGCAGCGGCGCCGCTCACATTCAGCTCTACCCGGGTCGCGGCACGAGCGATAGGAACATGGATGCGGCGATGAACGCCTGCGTGAGGGAATGTTCTGCAGGGATGACAACAACGGCATGA